The following is a genomic window from Adhaeribacter radiodurans.
GGCTCATCTAACTGGTAGTCTAAAAAGTAAAGCAGATCTAGTCTAAGGCTACAATGTTCTATAAGTTTCCTATCACTAGTGATGTTCTCCAAGTAGCCCACCAAGCAGAGTTTAAGGAAAACAACCGGATCAATTGACTGCTGACCACATCGTCCGTAGTAAGGTTGGGTAAGCTCGTAGAGAAAATCTAGATTAAGCTGCTGCTTCAACTGGCGATAAAAGTTGTGTTCCGGTACGTGTGCCGAGAGCGAGAAGAGCAGCACCTTCTCATCTTCCACGACCTTCTTGCCCTGCATAATTTTAAAAATTAGTCCTAATCTTTTTCAACGATTAAGCTCAAACAGTAGGTTGTGCAACAGCCACCGTCGTGGCTGATACAACATTGATTTCCGGAGAAGACCAAAATGCTTGACGATTCTTTTGGCGGTTACCGGCCCTACCCCTTTAATCAACCCGGAACCTAAGTATTTTTCCAGAGCATTAGCCGTTGCTTGTTTCCGCTCAATAATCTTGGTAGCTTTAAATAGCAGTCCATAACTCGGATGCGTGGTCCACTGACCATAAAAGTCCAGGGTAGCTCCGGCAAATACTTTGGATTGGTGCACCAGTACCGTGATTTCTTCCTGCGGCTTTTGAAAGCTGTTTACCTTTAGCACGGTATAGCCGGTCTCTACGCTGTGGAAAGTAATGCGTTTGACAATACCGGAGAGTTTTTCTAACTCCGCGGAAGGTTGCAAGTCAAGTGCCGGCATATAGATCGGATAGGTTACACTAAAGATAGAGTTCCTGCACCAGGGTGAAAATAAGTAAAGTTTAAAGGTAAGACTTCTTTTCTTACCTATTTTAAAGGAAGAGTATTATAATCCGTCTTTAAGTGGATAGTCTTTTAGGCAGTCCCGATTATATATTGTCCAAGCCCTAATATAAATTTATAAGAATTTACTTACTTGAAATTAGTGTCCGAAATATTTCCGAAGCAAATAAAAAAAGCCCTTAGGACTTAAGCTAAGGGCTTTTTTGCG
Proteins encoded in this region:
- a CDS encoding YrrC family ATP-dependent DNA helicase, translating into MPALDLQPSAELEKLSGIVKRITFHSVETGYTVLKVNSFQKPQEEITVLVHQSKVFAGATLDFYGQWTTHPSYGLLFKATKIIERKQATANALEKYLGSGLIKGVGPVTAKRIVKHFGLLRKSMLYQPRRWLLHNLLFELNR